The DNA sequence GCAGTGGGCGGTGGGAGACGAGTACAGCGTGGTCGACCCGTATCTCTTTGTTTTCTACAACTGGGCCAGGAAGATTGGCGTCGATGTAGCGCAGGCCTACCCCGCCTGGCATGCGCATGCCAGGCGTATCGCCGCGCGCGACGCGGTCAGGCGCGCCTGCGATCGGGAAGGGCTGCGATAAGCGATGCCCAGCGGGTCCAGCCTCGCAACTTGTCAGGCGCCGGCGTTTTTGGGCGCCTGCGGGTTGCCCGCGACCAGCCGCGCCGAATCCGGCGGCAGCCCGTCGCGCGACGCATCCGGCGGCACGGCATCCAGTTCCGAGCCTGCGCCGAGTTCCGGGATCGGTCCGTGCGCTGGGCGTGCAAGCGGCTCGCGGTCATGCTCGTGCCCGGGGCGGATCGACGCCGCGTTGAGCAGGTCGACTACTTCCTCGTCGCTGGTCTGGTCGAACTTGTCGTAATACAGGCTGACGGCGCGGAACCAGTCGGGCACCAGCAGGCAGATGCCTTGCTCGACATGCGGCTCGCCGCGCAGGGCGGCCAGGCTCTCGGCGGGCGCCACCGGCACCGCGAAGAGCAGGCGCGCGACGCCGGCTTGCGACAGCGCGGCCAGGGCCGTCTTCAACGTGCCGCCGGTGGCGATGCCGTCGTCGACCACGATGACGGTACGTCCCTCGACCGGAAGCGGGGCGCGCGCGCCGCAGTAGAGTGCGCGGCGCCGTTCGATCTCGGCCAGCTGGCGGCGTTGTTCCGCTTCGATATATCCGGGCGGCGGATTGACCATCTGCACGACGTCGTCGTTGAGGATGCATTGCGGATGCTGTCCGTCCACCACCGCGCCCAGCCCCAGCTCGGCGTGGCCCGGCGCGCCGATCTTGCGCACGATGAGCACGTCGAGCGGCGCGTCCAGCGCGCGCGCAACCTCGTAGCCGACCGGCACGCCGCCGCGCGGCAGGGCCAGCACGACCGGGGCGTCATCCTTCAGATGCGCCAGCGCCGCCGCCAGCCGGCGGCCCGCGTCGTGGCGATCCCGGAATGTGGAGTTGTCATATGTCATTTTCATCTTCCTTTCCCGTCTCGGCCGCGCGCAGGTGGCGCGCAAACCAGCCGGCGGCCAGCGCCAGTACCTGCGCGAGCGTGCCGGGTTCTTCAAACAGATGGGTGGCGCCGGGAACGATCGTCAATTCCTTGTCGCAGTTCAGCTGCGCGAGCGCCTGCTTGTTGAGGTCGATCACCGGCATATCGAGGCCGCCGACGATCAGCAGCGTCGGCGCGCGCACTCGGGCCAGGGCCGGGCCGGCCAAGTCGGGACGGCCGCCGCGCGAGACGACCGCGGCAACCTCGACAGAGGGATCGGCGGCCGCCACCAGCGCAGCGCCGGCGCCGGTACTGGCGCCGAAGTAGCCTATCGGCAATTGCGCAAGGTCGCGCTGCTGCCGCGCCCAGCGCGTGGCATCGAGCAGGCGCGACGCCAGCAAGGGAATGTCGAATACCTTGGCCCGGTCGTCTTCCTCTTCGGGGCGCAGCAAATCGAGCAGCAGCGTGACCATCCCGGCTTGCCGCAAGCCGGAGGCCACATAATTGTTGCGCGGACTGTGCCGGCCGCTGCCGCTGCCATGCGCAAACAGGACCAGGCCCTGTGGCATGTCGTTCATGCCAAGCAAGCCTTCCAGGCCGTTCGGTTCGATGCGGACTGCTTGCACGTCGCCCATGGGAGAACTCATCATGCATACCTCGGCTTTTTCGCGCCAGCACGTCGAAAGCGAGTCCGCCATGGGGGCTGCCGCGGTTCAATAAAATTCACGCATCACGTTTTCTTTTTGAGCTTTGCATACACGTTATATCCTGGGATTGGCGCTGGCAATGCACAATGCTTCTATCCGTTTTGCAGCCGCGATAGCGAACACGAAAGCAGGCCAGGGCGCCGCACGCACGATGCGCCACCTGCGATTACAGACGAAAGGAATTTCTTCATGCAGATCGTCGACGAGAAGGGCCGCAATGTACTGCGCCATCCGGT is a window from the Noviherbaspirillum sp. UKPF54 genome containing:
- a CDS encoding phosphoribosyltransferase translates to MKMTYDNSTFRDRHDAGRRLAAALAHLKDDAPVVLALPRGGVPVGYEVARALDAPLDVLIVRKIGAPGHAELGLGAVVDGQHPQCILNDDVVQMVNPPPGYIEAEQRRQLAEIERRRALYCGARAPLPVEGRTVIVVDDGIATGGTLKTALAALSQAGVARLLFAVPVAPAESLAALRGEPHVEQGICLLVPDWFRAVSLYYDKFDQTSDEEVVDLLNAASIRPGHEHDREPLARPAHGPIPELGAGSELDAVPPDASRDGLPPDSARLVAGNPQAPKNAGA
- a CDS encoding dienelactone hydrolase family protein, with the translated sequence MSSPMGDVQAVRIEPNGLEGLLGMNDMPQGLVLFAHGSGSGRHSPRNNYVASGLRQAGMVTLLLDLLRPEEEDDRAKVFDIPLLASRLLDATRWARQQRDLAQLPIGYFGASTGAGAALVAAADPSVEVAAVVSRGGRPDLAGPALARVRAPTLLIVGGLDMPVIDLNKQALAQLNCDKELTIVPGATHLFEEPGTLAQVLALAAGWFARHLRAAETGKEDENDI